In candidate division KSB1 bacterium, a genomic segment contains:
- a CDS encoding BamA/TamA family outer membrane protein → MSIRVIGSQRVSNELVTEWLGLSPGSLWNEQVAHQRARAVLEHYRREGYPWARVDSLTARYTTDGSGVQVELWVQEGPLVRTGDIVLAGITDEWRQRLLARFDTRPGRPFSEEALRRDIQEALGELENQGRPFARILLDSLSVRPGEESQLLDVHLSVYPGPEVRVEEVRVRGAVTTKHQVVTRAAGLRLGQLYSQRQMDRVPVRLRRLGFIESTEPPMPFITEEGRGGVLLTVRERKASAIDGVLGYNPATGTQKGYLTGLLDLSLGNMFGTARALQARWQKRDQKTQDLHLTYREPWLLGTPLSLEGSFEQLVQDTTYVRRGLALEFSLPVAEWLSARVQVGRSEVLPDSLATALMGMPRSRALSLAAGLDYDTRDDQLNPRSGVRYQTAVYLDRKRQHASDAYLAQYGLKPRLDNRRVVMDAEFYLQLMRYQVIALGLHGRQVTSTQERIPLEDQFRFGGARTLRGYREYEFRGSKVAWANLEYRYLLGRRSRAFVFLDGGYYWREDQPDYVSEGYRIGYGCGVRIETGLGIVGVDLGLGKGDSLLEAKLHVGLVNEF, encoded by the coding sequence GTGTCGATCCGCGTTATTGGCAGCCAACGTGTCTCCAATGAACTGGTGACGGAATGGCTGGGCTTGAGCCCGGGCTCTCTCTGGAATGAGCAGGTGGCGCACCAGCGGGCCCGTGCGGTCCTGGAGCACTACCGCCGCGAGGGCTATCCCTGGGCGCGGGTGGACTCGCTGACCGCGCGCTACACGACCGACGGCAGCGGCGTACAGGTGGAGCTCTGGGTACAGGAAGGCCCACTTGTCCGCACAGGCGATATCGTGCTTGCGGGAATCACCGATGAGTGGCGCCAGCGCCTGCTGGCCCGGTTCGATACCCGTCCTGGCCGCCCGTTCTCGGAAGAGGCGCTGCGTCGCGACATCCAGGAAGCCTTGGGCGAACTGGAGAACCAGGGGCGTCCTTTCGCCCGTATCCTCCTGGACAGTCTGAGTGTGCGCCCTGGCGAAGAGTCGCAGCTTTTGGATGTGCACCTGAGCGTCTACCCGGGACCGGAGGTGCGCGTGGAGGAGGTCCGTGTGCGCGGTGCGGTGACCACAAAGCATCAGGTGGTGACGCGCGCCGCAGGGCTCCGGCTAGGGCAGCTCTACAGCCAGCGGCAAATGGACCGCGTGCCTGTTCGCCTCAGGCGGCTGGGATTCATCGAGAGCACTGAGCCACCCATGCCGTTCATAACCGAAGAGGGACGTGGCGGAGTGCTTCTGACCGTGCGCGAGCGCAAGGCCAGCGCGATCGATGGAGTGCTGGGGTACAATCCCGCCACAGGGACACAAAAAGGGTATCTCACCGGCCTCTTAGACCTCTCATTGGGGAACATGTTCGGCACCGCACGGGCATTGCAGGCGCGGTGGCAAAAGCGCGACCAAAAGACCCAGGATCTCCACCTTACCTATCGTGAACCGTGGCTTTTAGGAACACCGCTCAGCCTAGAAGGGAGTTTCGAACAGCTGGTCCAGGATACGACCTACGTGCGCCGGGGCCTTGCCCTGGAGTTTTCACTGCCCGTGGCCGAATGGCTCAGCGCCCGGGTGCAGGTGGGGCGGAGCGAAGTCCTGCCGGACTCTTTGGCCACTGCCCTCATGGGCATGCCCCGCAGCCGCGCACTGTCGCTAGCGGCGGGCCTGGACTATGACACGCGCGACGACCAGCTGAACCCCAGGTCCGGCGTGCGCTACCAGACGGCGGTGTACCTGGACCGCAAGCGCCAGCACGCCTCAGATGCGTACCTGGCGCAGTACGGCCTCAAGCCACGCCTCGACAATCGGCGCGTGGTGATGGATGCCGAATTCTACCTGCAGCTCATGCGCTACCAGGTGATAGCCCTCGGCCTTCACGGACGACAGGTGACCAGCACCCAGGAGCGTATTCCGCTGGAGGATCAGTTCCGCTTTGGCGGCGCCCGTACCCTGCGCGGCTACCGCGAATACGAGTTCCGGGGAAGCAAGGTGGCCTGGGCGAATCTGGAGTACCGCTACCTGCTGGGGAGGCGCTCGCGGGCGTTTGTGTTTCTGGATGGGGGCTACTACTGGCGGGAGGATCAGCCGGATTATGTGAGCGAGGGGTACCGCATCGGCTATGGCTGTGGGGTGCGCATCGAGACTGGCTTGGGGATCGTGGGCGTGGACTTGGGCCTGGGCAAGGGGGACAGCCTCCTTGAGGCCAAGCTCCACGTGGGGCTGGTGAATGAATTTTGA